In one Candidatus Rickettsiella isopodorum genomic region, the following are encoded:
- a CDS encoding succinate dehydrogenase iron-sulfur subunit has product MQFSIYRYDPEIDKKPYMQDYTLEIVSGKDMMLLEALECLKEQDQTLSFRRSCREGVCGSDGMNINGKNGLACITQVSSLRSPIILRPLPGLPVIRDLVVDMEPFYRQYEKAQPYLINDKEPPAKERLQSPEQREKLDGLYECILCACCTSACPSYWWNPDKFLGPAALLWLCRFLVDNRDDAKEQRLAELNDLFSLFRCRTIMNCTTVCPKGLNPAKAIGHIRSELLQEEV; this is encoded by the coding sequence ATGCAATTTTCTATTTATCGATATGATCCCGAGATCGACAAAAAGCCTTATATGCAGGATTACACGCTGGAGATTGTGTCCGGTAAAGACATGATGTTATTGGAAGCCTTGGAATGTTTGAAGGAACAAGATCAAACCTTGAGCTTTCGTCGTTCTTGCCGCGAAGGTGTCTGTGGATCCGACGGCATGAATATCAATGGTAAAAATGGTTTGGCTTGTATCACGCAGGTTTCTTCTTTGCGCTCGCCGATTATTTTGAGACCGTTGCCAGGTTTACCGGTGATACGTGATTTAGTGGTGGACATGGAACCTTTTTATCGTCAATACGAAAAAGCTCAGCCTTATCTTATTAATGATAAAGAGCCACCCGCCAAAGAACGTTTACAATCACCTGAGCAACGCGAAAAATTAGACGGGCTTTATGAATGTATTTTATGTGCTTGTTGCACTAGCGCTTGTCCTTCTTATTGGTGGAATCCGGATAAATTTTTGGGTCCAGCAGCCTTATTGTGGCTTTGCCGCTTTTTGGTAGATAATCGCGACGATGCCAAAGAACAACGTTTAGCGGAATTAAATGATTTATTTAGTTTATTTCGTTGTCGGACTATTATGAACTGTACCACGGTCTGTCCTAAGGGTCTTAACCCAGCTAAGGCAATAGGTCATATACGTTCTGAGCTTTTACAGGAAGAAGTGTGA
- the sdhA gene encoding succinate dehydrogenase flavoprotein subunit, translating to MALPTYTFDAVIVGAGGAGMRAALQLAHSGQKVALISKVFPTRSHTVSAQGGITCALGNAHEDDWRWHMYDTVKGSDYLGDQASIEYMCKTGPEAVYELEHMGLPFSRMESGKIYQRPFGGQSKNFGGDQAARTCAAADRTGHALLHTLYQQNLKAKTHFFNEWYAIDLVKTPQGQVAGLTALCIETGEVVFFHSRATILATGGAGRIFQSTTNAMINTGDGIGMALRAGFPVQDMEMWQFHPTGIAGAGVLVTEGCRGEGGYLINKKGERFMERYAPHAKDLASRDVVARAMALELRAGNGFNPEGTDYVKLKLDHLGADIIKKRLPGIRELALTFAHVDPITTPIPVVPTCHYMMGGIPTNVHGQVITIDIEGQDQVVEGLYAAGECACVSVHGANRLGGNSLLDLIVFGRSAGLHVGESLIQDLPLLNITQDDLDVALSRLNRWEQSKQGESLVEIRHAMQKIMQTDFGVFRTAKYMEEGLVKLKRLQERLNHAVLTDHSQIFNTARVEALELDNLMEVATASALSALTREESRGAHSREDFPKRDDENWLKHLLYFSKADTIDFRSVNRKPLTVPPMELKERSY from the coding sequence ATGGCTTTACCCACATACACATTTGATGCGGTGATCGTTGGTGCGGGAGGCGCGGGTATGCGAGCGGCCTTGCAATTAGCCCACTCAGGTCAGAAAGTTGCGTTGATTTCTAAAGTATTCCCAACGCGTTCACATACGGTTTCTGCGCAAGGTGGTATCACCTGTGCCTTAGGTAATGCGCATGAAGACGATTGGCGTTGGCACATGTATGATACCGTTAAAGGCTCTGATTATTTAGGAGATCAAGCTAGTATTGAGTATATGTGTAAAACGGGTCCTGAAGCAGTGTATGAACTGGAACATATGGGCTTACCGTTTTCACGGATGGAGTCAGGAAAGATCTATCAGCGTCCTTTTGGTGGCCAATCCAAAAATTTTGGTGGGGATCAAGCTGCTCGTACCTGTGCCGCGGCAGATAGAACGGGCCATGCCTTGTTACATACTTTGTATCAGCAAAACTTAAAAGCTAAAACACATTTTTTTAATGAATGGTATGCTATTGATTTGGTTAAAACCCCACAAGGCCAAGTCGCGGGGTTGACTGCTTTATGTATTGAAACCGGCGAAGTGGTTTTTTTTCATAGTCGTGCCACTATTTTAGCGACAGGTGGTGCAGGCCGAATTTTCCAATCGACGACCAATGCGATGATCAATACGGGTGATGGCATCGGTATGGCCTTACGTGCGGGTTTTCCGGTTCAAGATATGGAAATGTGGCAATTTCATCCGACTGGGATCGCCGGCGCCGGTGTATTGGTGACAGAAGGTTGTCGTGGTGAAGGGGGATATCTCATTAATAAAAAGGGTGAACGTTTTATGGAACGTTATGCCCCCCATGCCAAAGATTTAGCTTCGCGGGATGTCGTCGCGCGTGCAATGGCTTTAGAATTACGTGCTGGAAACGGATTTAATCCAGAAGGCACTGATTATGTCAAATTAAAGTTGGATCATCTGGGTGCAGATATTATTAAAAAACGTTTACCTGGAATTCGTGAATTGGCCTTGACGTTTGCGCATGTCGATCCCATTACCACACCGATACCCGTTGTTCCAACTTGTCATTACATGATGGGTGGAATACCTACTAATGTGCATGGTCAAGTCATCACGATCGATATCGAAGGTCAGGATCAAGTGGTGGAAGGTTTATACGCAGCGGGTGAATGTGCTTGCGTTTCTGTGCATGGTGCGAATCGATTGGGTGGTAACTCTTTGCTTGATTTAATTGTGTTTGGTCGTTCAGCCGGTTTACATGTCGGCGAATCCTTAATCCAAGATTTACCACTACTTAATATTACACAGGATGATTTAGATGTGGCATTAAGTCGATTGAACCGTTGGGAGCAATCCAAGCAAGGAGAAAGTTTGGTCGAGATTCGGCATGCGATGCAAAAAATTATGCAAACCGATTTTGGCGTGTTTCGTACGGCGAAATATATGGAAGAAGGCTTAGTTAAATTAAAACGATTGCAAGAACGTCTAAACCATGCGGTCTTAACCGATCATAGTCAAATTTTTAATACCGCGCGCGTGGAAGCCTTAGAGCTCGATAACCTGATGGAAGTGGCTACTGCTTCTGCACTATCTGCATTAACGCGTGAAGAAAGTCGCGGTGCGCATAGTCGTGAAGATTTTCCGAAACGGGATGATGAAAATTGGTTAAAGCATTTACTATACTTTTCTAAAGCGGATACGATAGATTTTAGATCGGTTAATCGGAAACCTTTAACGGTACCGCCGATGGAGCTTAAAGAGCGATCTTACTAA
- the sdhD gene encoding succinate dehydrogenase, hydrophobic membrane anchor protein, with product MVKKLTNVTSLSGNGLRDWLIQRVTSLILAAYIIFLLTFILCHQPLDYVTWQSLFSHFGMRLFSSLFLLSLFWHAWIGLWTIVTDYIKSASLRLFSQLIIIIALFLYFIWGLVIFWGN from the coding sequence ATGGTAAAAAAATTAACCAATGTAACCAGTCTGAGCGGTAACGGTTTGCGTGATTGGTTAATCCAACGCGTCACTTCGCTGATCTTGGCAGCCTATATTATCTTTTTATTGACGTTTATTCTTTGTCATCAGCCTCTGGATTATGTGACCTGGCAGAGTCTATTTAGTCATTTTGGTATGCGTTTGTTCAGCAGCTTATTTTTATTAAGTTTATTTTGGCATGCATGGATTGGCTTATGGACGATAGTGACGGACTATATTAAATCAGCGAGTTTACGTTTATTCAGTCAACTCATCATTATCATTGCGCTATTCCTCTATTTTATCTGGGGTTTAGTGATTTTCTGGGGCAACTAA
- the sdhC gene encoding succinate dehydrogenase, cytochrome b556 subunit yields MSKRPINLNLLTMRFPITAIVSILHRISGFFLFLIIPVFLVVMTLTLQSPEAFFTVHTCFTHPLIKLMLLGFLLALFYHLFAGIRHLLMDGGIGEELKSARFSGGVVMVLAILLTGVMGIYLW; encoded by the coding sequence GTGAGTAAACGTCCCATTAACCTTAATTTATTGACGATGCGCTTTCCTATTACCGCAATCGTGTCAATTTTGCATCGAATCTCGGGTTTTTTCTTATTTTTAATTATCCCGGTCTTTTTAGTCGTTATGACACTGACACTGCAGAGTCCAGAGGCTTTTTTTACCGTACATACGTGTTTTACACACCCTTTAATTAAATTGATGCTCTTAGGTTTTTTATTGGCACTCTTTTACCATTTATTTGCCGGTATACGCCATTTGTTAATGGATGGTGGAATTGGCGAAGAACTGAAGTCAGCTCGCTTTAGCGGAGGTGTGGTGATGGTGCTGGCGATACTATTGACTGGTGTGATGGGAATTTATTTATGGTAA
- the rluB gene encoding 23S rRNA pseudouridine(2605) synthase RluB: MNEKIQKVLANLGIGSRREIERWIREGRIRINQKPAKLGDRIDLTAKILIEGKPVSLIPATDFKRRVLIYHKPEGEICARSDPDQRPTVFEHLPSLRGQRWIMIGRLDINTLGLLVFTNDGELAHRLSHPSYEIEREYAVRVLGKVDKKILQRLTQGVELEDGKAAFTRIEERGGSGANHWYHVVLKEGRNREVRRLWESQGISVSRLMRVRFGNVALPEDLSRGQYRELKADEMKKLAGLVGLN; this comes from the coding sequence ATGAATGAAAAAATCCAAAAAGTATTGGCCAATTTAGGTATCGGTTCGCGCCGTGAAATAGAACGTTGGATCCGCGAAGGTCGAATTCGGATTAATCAGAAGCCTGCTAAACTGGGTGATAGAATTGATTTGACAGCAAAAATCTTGATAGAGGGTAAGCCCGTCTCTTTAATACCCGCTACCGATTTTAAGCGCCGTGTGTTGATCTATCATAAACCAGAAGGTGAGATCTGTGCACGTTCGGATCCAGACCAGCGGCCGACAGTATTTGAACACTTGCCATCATTGCGCGGTCAACGTTGGATCATGATCGGTCGTTTAGATATCAATACCTTAGGGTTATTAGTTTTTACCAATGATGGCGAATTAGCGCATCGTTTATCGCATCCTTCTTACGAAATTGAAAGAGAATATGCCGTGCGTGTATTAGGCAAAGTAGATAAGAAAATTCTGCAACGTTTAACTCAAGGCGTGGAATTAGAAGATGGCAAAGCAGCTTTTACGCGTATCGAAGAGCGCGGTGGATCCGGTGCCAATCATTGGTATCATGTGGTGTTGAAAGAAGGTCGCAATCGAGAAGTGAGACGTTTATGGGAATCGCAAGGTATTAGCGTCAGTCGTTTGATGCGTGTGCGATTCGGCAATGTGGCATTGCCTGAGGATTTGAGTAGAGGCCAATACCGTGAGTTAAAAGCTGATGAGATGAAAAAATTAGCAGGTTTGGTGGGTTTAAATTAA
- a CDS encoding transporter produces the protein MLTATYDINQRKTDVDIKPGDYFSLNWGISKYIPFDHGTLEIGIPGYDQWQVRQDSGSTLLTNVTTNEVHAAGAELGYRYSPWNLTVTGKFMQEFNAKARFQGRIYTLSLTYKF, from the coding sequence TTGTTAACGGCTACTTACGATATCAATCAACGAAAAACGGATGTGGATATTAAACCAGGAGATTATTTTTCCTTAAATTGGGGAATCAGTAAGTATATACCATTCGATCATGGAACCTTAGAAATCGGTATTCCTGGCTATGATCAATGGCAGGTTAGACAGGATAGCGGTTCGACGTTATTAACGAATGTCACTACTAACGAAGTGCATGCAGCTGGCGCAGAGTTAGGTTATAGGTATAGTCCATGGAATTTAACCGTGACGGGTAAGTTTATGCAGGAATTTAATGCTAAAGCACGTTTCCAAGGTAGAATCTATACCTTATCACTCACGTATAAATTTTAA
- a CDS encoding gamma carbonic anhydrase family protein: MLYSFEDRIPSLLGDDIFIAESADVIGAVIIHNHVIILPQAVIRADNTVIEIGENTNIQDGAVLHTDPDMPMQIGRNVTIAHHAMVHARAVGDYSVIAIGAKVLNNAVIGKQCLIAANAMVLENQIIPDGSLVMGSPGKIKPLSTQQITDMQWYASHYLEKIHRYQKGLKRFDSKQNKTG; encoded by the coding sequence ATGCTTTATTCTTTTGAAGACAGAATTCCAAGCTTGTTAGGTGACGATATTTTTATTGCTGAAAGTGCGGATGTCATTGGTGCAGTGATCATTCATAATCATGTCATTATCTTACCTCAAGCGGTGATTCGTGCCGATAATACCGTGATAGAAATTGGTGAAAATACGAACATCCAAGATGGTGCAGTGTTACATACCGATCCGGATATGCCCATGCAAATTGGTAGAAATGTAACGATTGCTCATCACGCAATGGTTCATGCGCGTGCCGTGGGAGATTATTCAGTGATTGCGATCGGTGCTAAAGTATTGAATAACGCTGTGATAGGTAAGCAATGTTTGATTGCTGCCAATGCCATGGTGTTAGAAAACCAAATTATTCCAGATGGTTCCTTAGTAATGGGTTCTCCAGGCAAAATAAAGCCATTATCCACCCAACAAATAACTGATATGCAATGGTATGCATCGCATTATTTAGAAAAAATTCACCGTTATCAAAAAGGACTTAAACGATTTGATTCTAAACAGAATAAAACGGGTTAA
- the scpB gene encoding SMC-Scp complex subunit ScpB translates to MENQRLKSICEAAILAAGEPLSLKRLLDLFTEEERPNTSTLKKTLLNLAEDYHDRGIQLKQLASGYCFQTASPLNVWVKRLWPEKPPRYSRAFLETLSIIAYKQPVTRGDIEAIRGVAVNPNMIKTLLEQEWIQVVGQREVPGRPNLYATSTLFLDHFGLKELAELPPFPLPGMSESPERPHVADNESKASLDVLDN, encoded by the coding sequence ATGGAAAACCAAAGGCTTAAATCAATATGTGAAGCAGCTATTCTTGCGGCCGGCGAACCGTTGAGTTTGAAGCGTCTTTTGGATTTGTTTACTGAGGAAGAGCGGCCTAATACATCGACGCTAAAAAAAACTCTACTGAATCTTGCCGAGGATTATCACGATCGCGGTATCCAATTAAAACAATTAGCGAGTGGTTATTGTTTTCAAACGGCTAGTCCACTCAACGTGTGGGTAAAACGACTCTGGCCGGAAAAACCTCCCCGTTATTCGCGAGCTTTCTTAGAAACCTTAAGTATCATCGCTTACAAGCAACCAGTGACACGCGGCGACATTGAAGCGATACGCGGTGTAGCGGTGAATCCCAATATGATTAAAACTTTATTGGAACAAGAATGGATACAGGTGGTCGGGCAACGTGAAGTACCGGGACGACCTAATCTGTATGCTACATCGACATTATTTCTTGATCATTTTGGCTTAAAAGAGTTAGCAGAATTACCGCCTTTTCCCTTACCTGGGATGAGTGAATCTCCCGAGCGACCACATGTGGCCGATAATGAATCCAAGGCTTCACTCGATGTCCTGGATAATTAG
- the thiM gene encoding hydroxyethylthiazole kinase, whose amino-acid sequence MKTKNCLGTLLAHPSSSTSSACAFTLESLFRDVEQIRQIQPLIHNITNWVVMPTTANMLLALGAAPIMAHAKEELDDIIQIAQALVINIGTLDNDWLSCIEYAQLAALKRGIPILLDPVGAGASAYRTTSALTILERGVDIIRGNASEIMALQDSSIKTKGVDTLHASENALSAAFALAQQYQCIVVISGKIDFIVSVSSSVALDYGTPLLTKVVGMGCSLTAMMASFLAVNPDQFSACIHAMAWMGLVSEVAEKKSNGPGSFYNYLLDSLYTVQKKEIQSLLKPNVAI is encoded by the coding sequence ATGAAAACAAAAAATTGTTTAGGTACGTTGTTAGCACACCCCTCGTCGTCTACCTCGAGTGCCTGTGCATTCACCTTAGAATCGCTATTCCGTGATGTTGAGCAAATCCGTCAAATCCAGCCATTAATCCACAATATTACGAATTGGGTCGTTATGCCAACGACGGCTAATATGTTACTAGCCTTAGGTGCTGCGCCGATAATGGCACATGCCAAAGAAGAGTTAGATGATATTATTCAAATAGCACAAGCCTTAGTCATTAATATCGGCACACTCGATAATGATTGGCTATCTTGCATAGAGTATGCCCAACTTGCTGCTTTAAAACGCGGTATTCCAATCCTATTGGATCCGGTGGGCGCGGGTGCAAGTGCCTATCGTACCACTTCGGCCTTAACTATCCTCGAGCGCGGTGTTGACATTATCCGTGGTAATGCTTCAGAAATTATGGCTTTGCAAGATAGTTCAATCAAAACCAAAGGGGTTGATACATTACATGCCAGTGAAAATGCACTTAGCGCTGCATTCGCCTTAGCTCAGCAATACCAATGTATCGTCGTTATTAGTGGCAAAATTGATTTTATTGTTAGTGTATCAAGTTCCGTCGCACTCGATTATGGAACCCCGCTACTCACTAAAGTAGTCGGCATGGGATGCTCCTTAACCGCTATGATGGCCAGCTTTTTAGCTGTAAACCCAGATCAATTTAGCGCTTGCATTCATGCCATGGCCTGGATGGGACTCGTTAGCGAAGTTGCGGAAAAAAAATCGAATGGACCGGGAAGTTTTTACAATTATTTATTGGATAGTCTTTATACCGTACAAAAAAAAGAGATACAAAGTTTACTTAAGCCAAATGTTGCCATATGA
- the thiE gene encoding thiamine phosphate synthase encodes MTINYSYYLLADEQACAPFSIVDAVQLVLNQHITCVQLRMKNQKRENIINTGKQLLRLLRARNIPLIINDDPDIALAIDADGVHIGQTDQSYAVVRQQLGHKKTIGLTIENIQQAQQCRHYDCDYFGVGPIFTTQTKKYLTPPIGIAHLKQINKILNAPVVAIGGINLENISSVLATDVAGVAIASAIFSAAEPRLMSQQLAQTILQSSYVVV; translated from the coding sequence ATGACTATAAATTATTCCTATTATTTGCTTGCTGATGAACAAGCGTGCGCACCGTTCTCGATAGTCGATGCCGTCCAACTCGTCCTAAACCAACACATAACCTGCGTTCAATTACGCATGAAAAATCAAAAGCGCGAAAACATCATCAATACGGGTAAACAATTATTACGTTTATTACGAGCACGGAATATTCCTTTAATTATCAATGATGACCCTGATATTGCACTCGCCATTGATGCGGATGGTGTGCATATTGGTCAAACCGATCAATCCTATGCCGTGGTACGTCAACAATTAGGCCATAAAAAAACTATTGGCCTTACGATAGAAAACATTCAACAAGCACAGCAATGTCGTCATTATGATTGTGACTATTTTGGTGTGGGCCCAATCTTTACGACTCAAACCAAAAAATATCTTACACCGCCGATCGGGATTGCTCATTTAAAACAAATTAATAAAATACTGAATGCGCCTGTCGTAGCAATCGGCGGCATCAATCTAGAAAATATCTCCTCTGTGTTAGCCACAGACGTGGCTGGTGTGGCTATTGCATCCGCTATCTTTTCAGCCGCCGAACCCCGTCTTATGAGTCAACAATTAGCGCAAACTATTTTGCAAAGCTCGTATGTCGTCGTTTAA
- the thiD gene encoding bifunctional hydroxymethylpyrimidine kinase/phosphomethylpyrimidine kinase, whose amino-acid sequence MSSFNPSLAQVVSIAGTDPSGGAGIQADIKTISATGSYAASIITILVAQNTQSVTAIQEIPLDFIQQQIDAVFTDLSITAVKLGMLYHENIIQLVSRNLKKYQLPYVVLDPVMISQTGHVLLKPQAVHALVTDLFPLATLITPNIPEAESLLKLKITDESSMQDAAILLATRYKVSVLLKGGHLNTKHSSDIFYDNPQKKIHRFETLRINTKNTHGTGCTLSAAIASYLAQGENLYTAIARSKHYLTQCILAAKNFNLGHGQGPVNHFYFLD is encoded by the coding sequence ATGTCGTCGTTTAACCCTTCGTTAGCTCAAGTTGTCAGTATAGCGGGTACCGATCCGTCCGGCGGTGCTGGTATACAAGCCGACATCAAAACTATTTCAGCCACCGGAAGTTATGCGGCCAGTATCATTACCATCTTAGTCGCACAAAACACACAGTCTGTTACTGCAATACAAGAAATTCCATTAGACTTTATTCAACAACAAATTGATGCCGTGTTCACCGATTTATCCATAACCGCTGTTAAACTTGGCATGCTTTATCATGAAAATATTATCCAATTAGTCAGCCGTAATCTAAAAAAATATCAACTCCCTTATGTTGTACTGGATCCGGTCATGATTTCTCAAACCGGTCATGTGCTATTAAAACCGCAAGCCGTACACGCTTTAGTCACTGATTTATTCCCTTTAGCGACACTGATTACACCCAATATTCCGGAAGCCGAATCCCTCTTAAAACTTAAAATTACTGATGAATCCAGCATGCAAGACGCCGCTATCTTGCTGGCGACACGCTATAAAGTTTCAGTACTCCTTAAAGGTGGCCATCTCAACACGAAACATTCCTCAGATATTTTTTATGATAATCCACAAAAAAAAATACACCGTTTTGAAACGTTACGGATAAACACTAAAAATACTCACGGTACTGGATGTACTTTATCCGCTGCGATTGCTTCTTATTTAGCACAAGGCGAGAATTTATATACTGCCATTGCCCGATCAAAACATTATTTGACGCAATGTATTTTAGCGGCAAAAAATTTTAATCTCGGTCATGGTCAGGGCCCAGTCAATCATTTTTATTTTCTAGATTAA
- the tenA gene encoding thiaminase II translates to MFDELKNAVADIMPKIYQHPFNQEIAQGTLPIEKFTFYLSQDALYLVDFSKALALTATRLPHDQQSELFIQFSMNALKAERDLHVNILKKYAIHTSTTLKQSPFCFMYTSYLLRMASTASVEEAVASLLPCFWIYQQVGQRAYAKKTLYNPYQEWIDLYSSHEFNHSVDLMIATLNDLATQASIYCKQKMVYAFRQASLCEWHFWQGAYSQQNWPI, encoded by the coding sequence ATGTTTGATGAACTAAAAAATGCTGTTGCAGATATCATGCCTAAAATTTATCAGCATCCTTTTAATCAAGAGATCGCTCAAGGAACATTACCTATTGAAAAATTTACCTTTTATTTAAGCCAAGATGCCTTATACCTCGTCGATTTTTCTAAAGCACTTGCGCTTACCGCAACGCGGCTGCCACACGATCAGCAAAGTGAATTATTCATTCAATTTTCCATGAATGCACTTAAAGCTGAGCGCGATCTGCATGTTAACATTCTAAAAAAATATGCTATCCATACTTCGACAACGCTTAAGCAAAGTCCTTTTTGTTTTATGTATACCAGTTATTTGTTACGAATGGCAAGTACCGCTTCGGTAGAAGAAGCCGTTGCGAGTTTATTACCTTGCTTTTGGATTTATCAACAGGTAGGGCAACGTGCTTATGCTAAAAAAACTTTATATAATCCTTATCAAGAATGGATCGATTTATATTCCAGCCATGAATTTAATCATTCGGTTGATTTAATGATAGCAACCCTAAATGATCTTGCCACACAGGCCAGCATTTACTGTAAACAAAAAATGGTCTACGCATTTAGACAAGCCAGTTTGTGTGAATGGCATTTTTGGCAAGGCGCTTACTCACAACAAAACTGGCCGATTTAA
- a CDS encoding DUF4383 domain-containing protein, protein MALIFAIVFILLGLLGFIPAIAPNHVLFNFFTVAILLNLFYILVGLLALSASGSIFYARLYFKLFGCIFATVAIWSFAINGNLGIVHITISDSFFYLLMAIIALYLGFTSKLPRAYPH, encoded by the coding sequence ATGGCCTTAATCTTTGCTATTGTTTTTATTCTATTAGGCTTATTGGGCTTCATTCCAGCGATTGCTCCCAATCATGTATTGTTCAATTTTTTTACGGTTGCTATTTTATTGAATCTTTTTTATATACTGGTCGGTCTGCTTGCTTTGTCTGCTAGTGGTTCTATCTTTTATGCGCGTTTGTATTTTAAGCTTTTTGGATGCATCTTTGCTACGGTAGCGATTTGGAGTTTTGCCATAAATGGTAATCTAGGTATCGTACACATTACTATTTCCGATAGTTTTTTCTATCTCTTGATGGCTATTATTGCACTTTATTTGGGTTTTACGAGTAAACTTCCTCGAGCCTACCCGCATTAA